In the genome of Cupriavidus malaysiensis, one region contains:
- a CDS encoding aldehyde dehydrogenase: MNTEQCLPICVAGEWRLGTGERYATRYPATGEVVAELHAASVADVEEAVQGAQRAFETSGWARRKPHERAAVLYRVAELIRARAEPLAQRQRLDNGKPISETRALVASAAGTFQFFAAACETLEEALTPSRGDCLTLSVHEPMGVVAAITPWNSPIASEAQKMAPALAAGNAVVVKPAEVTPLMALELARICEEAGVPKGLVSVLPGKGSVIGDAITQHPLVRRVSFTGGTSTGRHIAHIAADKMMPVSLELGGKSPTIVFEDADLDHAVNGVLYGIFSSSGESCIAGSRLFVARPLYEAFLERLAAGAARLRVGDPADERTQMGPLITDRHRDSIESYVAMGVEDGGQLRTGGVRPVVPGCENGYFYTPTIIEGLDNRARLCQEEVFGPVLVAMPFEDEESLVEQANDSVYALAAGIWTRDYKRAWRFARAVQAGNVWINTYKQFSISTPFGGWRDSGLGREKGRLGILQYMEQKSVYWGLNEQPLPWAN, encoded by the coding sequence ATGAACACGGAACAATGCCTGCCGATCTGCGTGGCGGGGGAATGGCGCCTGGGCACGGGCGAGCGCTATGCGACGCGCTACCCGGCCACCGGCGAGGTGGTGGCCGAGCTGCACGCGGCCAGCGTGGCCGACGTCGAGGAAGCGGTACAGGGCGCGCAGCGCGCCTTCGAGACCAGCGGCTGGGCCCGGCGCAAGCCGCATGAGCGCGCCGCCGTGCTCTACCGCGTGGCCGAGCTGATCCGCGCCCGCGCCGAGCCGCTGGCGCAGCGCCAGCGCCTGGACAACGGCAAGCCGATCAGCGAGACGCGCGCGCTGGTGGCCAGCGCCGCCGGCACCTTCCAGTTCTTCGCGGCGGCCTGCGAAACGCTGGAAGAAGCGCTCACGCCGTCGCGCGGCGACTGCCTGACCCTGAGCGTGCACGAGCCGATGGGCGTGGTGGCGGCCATCACGCCGTGGAACTCGCCGATCGCCAGCGAAGCGCAGAAGATGGCGCCGGCGCTGGCCGCGGGCAACGCCGTAGTGGTCAAGCCGGCCGAGGTCACGCCGCTGATGGCGCTGGAACTGGCCAGGATCTGCGAAGAGGCCGGCGTGCCCAAGGGCCTGGTCAGCGTGCTGCCCGGCAAGGGCTCGGTGATCGGCGACGCCATCACCCAGCATCCGCTGGTGCGCCGCGTGTCCTTCACCGGCGGCACCAGCACCGGCCGCCATATCGCCCACATCGCCGCCGACAAGATGATGCCGGTGTCGCTGGAGCTGGGCGGCAAGTCGCCCACCATCGTGTTCGAGGATGCCGACCTGGACCACGCCGTCAACGGCGTGCTGTACGGCATCTTCAGCTCCTCGGGCGAGTCCTGCATCGCCGGCTCGCGCCTGTTCGTCGCGCGCCCGCTGTACGAGGCCTTCCTGGAGCGCCTGGCCGCCGGCGCGGCGCGCCTGCGCGTGGGCGACCCGGCCGACGAGCGCACCCAGATGGGCCCGCTGATCACCGACCGCCACCGCGACAGCATCGAGTCCTACGTGGCGATGGGTGTGGAAGACGGCGGCCAGCTGCGCACGGGCGGCGTGCGCCCGGTCGTGCCCGGCTGCGAGAACGGCTACTTCTACACGCCCACCATCATCGAAGGGCTGGATAACCGCGCGCGCCTGTGCCAGGAAGAGGTCTTCGGTCCGGTGCTGGTGGCCATGCCCTTCGAAGACGAGGAAAGCCTGGTCGAGCAGGCCAACGACAGCGTCTACGCGCTGGCCGCCGGCATCTGGACGCGCGACTACAAGCGCGCCTGGCGCTTCGCCCGCGCGGTGCAGGCCGGCAATGTGTGGATCAACACCTACAAGCAGTTCTCGATCTCCACGCCGTTCGGTGGCTGGCGCGACAGCGGCCTGGGGCGCGAGAAGGGCCGCCTGGGCATCCTGCAGTACATGGAGCAGAAGAGCGTGTACTGGGGCCTGAACGAGCAGCCGCTGCCCTGGGCCAACTGA
- a CDS encoding VOC family protein — MNTILGIDEIVYGADDLDACKRFFADWGLALTREDAAGLDFETLNGCRVLVRRSDDPALPPAIEDGPTLREVVWGVDTPAALAGIAEAIRGEAGFTEAGGRVGCTDPNGLAVRFQLTRKREVQLECARMNTWNEKPRLNQRAPIYERAQPVEVGHVVFFVKDVAATERFYTGKLGFVPSDRYPERGAFLRCAPEGGHHDLFLLQLPNGKSGLNHVAFTVRDIHEVFGGGLHVSRCGWDTQLGPGRHPISSAYFWYFKNPAGGLIEYYADEDQLDARWEPREFEPGPTRFAEWAVEGGLDGNTRRQKNAGGPEGKFLTEKR; from the coding sequence ATGAACACGATCCTGGGCATCGACGAAATCGTCTACGGTGCCGACGACCTGGACGCCTGCAAGCGCTTCTTCGCCGACTGGGGCCTGGCCCTCACGCGTGAAGACGCCGCCGGCCTGGACTTCGAGACCTTGAACGGCTGCCGCGTGCTGGTGCGCCGTAGCGACGACCCGGCGCTGCCGCCTGCCATCGAGGACGGCCCGACCCTGCGCGAGGTGGTATGGGGCGTCGATACCCCCGCCGCGCTGGCAGGCATTGCCGAGGCGATCCGCGGCGAGGCCGGCTTCACCGAGGCCGGCGGGCGCGTCGGCTGCACCGACCCCAACGGCCTGGCCGTGCGCTTCCAGCTCACCCGCAAGCGCGAGGTGCAGCTCGAATGCGCGCGCATGAACACCTGGAACGAGAAGCCGCGCCTGAACCAGCGCGCGCCCATCTACGAGCGCGCGCAGCCGGTCGAGGTCGGCCACGTGGTGTTCTTCGTCAAGGACGTGGCGGCCACCGAACGCTTCTATACCGGCAAGCTCGGCTTCGTGCCGTCCGACCGCTATCCGGAGCGCGGCGCCTTCCTGCGCTGCGCCCCCGAGGGCGGCCACCACGACCTGTTCCTGCTGCAGCTGCCCAACGGCAAGAGCGGCCTGAACCACGTCGCCTTCACCGTGCGCGACATCCACGAAGTGTTCGGCGGCGGCCTGCACGTCTCGCGCTGTGGCTGGGATACCCAGCTCGGCCCGGGCCGCCACCCGATCTCCTCGGCCTACTTCTGGTACTTCAAGAACCCGGCCGGTGGCCTGATCGAGTACTACGCCGACGAGGACCAGCTCGACGCGCGCTGGGAACCGCGCGAGTTCGAGCCCGGCCCCACCCGCTTCGCGGAGTGGGCGGTCGAGGGCGGCCTGGACGGCAACACGCGCCGGCAGAAGAACGCGGGCGGCCCCGAAGGCAAGTTCCTCACGGAAAAGCGCTGA
- a CDS encoding PDR/VanB family oxidoreductase, giving the protein MSTSQTLTMRVQAMRYEARGIVSVELRAVDGSELPAYTPGAHIDLHLGNGLVRSYSLCGAPEQRDRYVVGVLNDRASRGGSRYVHEQLRVGSTLTVGVPRNHFELDEGAAHTVLVAGGIGITPIACMARRLAQLGRSFELVYCARSREEAAFLDELEQYGDALRVHFDDVQGGPPDLPARLAGHGADTHFYCCGPGPMLQAFEAACAGHGHQHVHIERFAADPAVSAVQDGAYTVELARCGKHLTVPSGKALLDALLEAGVDVDHSCREGVCGSCETRVLEGVPEHRDSVLSKNERESGKTMMVCVSGCKGARLVLDL; this is encoded by the coding sequence ATGAGTACCAGCCAGACCTTGACGATGCGCGTGCAGGCCATGCGCTACGAGGCACGCGGCATCGTCAGCGTGGAACTGCGCGCCGTCGACGGCAGCGAACTGCCGGCCTATACGCCCGGCGCGCATATCGACCTGCACCTGGGCAACGGACTGGTGCGCAGCTACTCGCTGTGCGGCGCCCCCGAGCAGCGCGACCGCTACGTGGTCGGCGTGCTCAACGACCGCGCCAGCCGCGGCGGCTCGCGCTATGTGCACGAGCAGCTGCGCGTGGGCAGCACGCTGACGGTGGGCGTGCCGCGCAACCACTTCGAACTGGACGAGGGCGCTGCCCACACCGTGCTGGTGGCGGGCGGCATCGGCATCACGCCGATCGCCTGCATGGCGCGCCGGCTGGCGCAGCTCGGCCGCTCCTTCGAGCTGGTCTACTGCGCCCGCTCGCGCGAGGAAGCCGCCTTCCTCGATGAACTGGAGCAGTACGGCGATGCGCTGCGCGTGCATTTCGACGACGTGCAGGGCGGCCCGCCCGACCTGCCGGCGCGCCTGGCAGGCCATGGCGCCGACACGCATTTCTACTGCTGCGGGCCGGGCCCGATGCTGCAGGCCTTCGAGGCCGCCTGCGCCGGCCACGGCCACCAGCATGTGCACATCGAGCGCTTCGCCGCCGATCCGGCTGTGTCGGCCGTGCAGGACGGCGCCTACACGGTCGAACTGGCGCGCTGCGGCAAGCACCTGACGGTGCCGTCCGGCAAGGCCCTGCTCGACGCGCTGCTGGAAGCCGGCGTCGACGTCGACCACAGCTGCCGCGAGGGCGTGTGCGGCTCCTGCGAGACGCGCGTGCTGGAAGGCGTGCCGGAGCACCGCGACAGCGTGCTCAGCAAGAACGAGCGCGAATCCGGCAAGACCATGATGGTATGCGTGTCCGGCTGCAAGGGCGCGCGGCTCGTGCTCGACCTGTAA
- a CDS encoding MFS transporter — MPAGQAAAAGTTPGQIVARIERMPGNAMHVRARLLIGLATFFDGFDVIVIAATLPLLIAQWSLSPAQVAFLIGAPAFGQLLGTLLFPALAERIGRLRTIGWSAGIIGLMSIACGFSTSFEMFAALRIIQGLGLGGELPVAATYINEVTRAHGRGRFVLLYEVVFPIGLLVSNAVGAWLVPRFGWEIMYFIGGVPLVLLFILPRAVPESPRWLAERGRLAEADAALAVFEARAKGPLPPLDGERDYDALMQKHPRRSVKDLLGRAYRGRTLAVWMLWATCGFIQYGLSTWLPTIYKTVYHAPLQLALNLAAAASVLGVLGSLACAMLVDKVGRKPVINVSFLLCALSLGLAGVFHDSSLYVVATFCALAMGLLASGFITAYVYTPELYPTSIRATACGFGGAWLKLGAIVAPTFVAGTIGSGKIDHAFLALALVPLLTAVVVHRLGIETKGKVLEQLEA, encoded by the coding sequence ATGCCAGCCGGCCAGGCCGCGGCCGCCGGCACCACTCCAGGCCAGATCGTCGCGCGCATCGAGCGCATGCCCGGCAACGCCATGCATGTGCGCGCGCGCCTGCTGATCGGCCTGGCCACCTTCTTCGACGGCTTCGACGTCATCGTCATCGCCGCCACGCTGCCGCTGCTGATCGCCCAGTGGTCGCTGTCGCCGGCCCAGGTCGCCTTCCTGATCGGCGCGCCGGCCTTCGGCCAGCTGCTCGGCACCCTGCTGTTCCCGGCCCTGGCCGAGCGCATCGGGCGCCTGCGCACCATCGGCTGGAGCGCGGGCATCATCGGCCTGATGAGCATCGCCTGCGGCTTCTCCACCTCGTTCGAGATGTTTGCCGCGCTGCGCATCATCCAGGGCCTGGGGCTGGGCGGCGAACTGCCGGTGGCCGCCACCTACATCAACGAGGTCACGCGCGCCCACGGCCGCGGCCGCTTCGTGCTGCTGTACGAAGTGGTGTTCCCGATCGGCCTGCTGGTGTCCAATGCCGTCGGCGCCTGGCTGGTGCCGCGCTTCGGCTGGGAGATCATGTACTTCATCGGCGGCGTGCCGCTGGTGCTGCTCTTCATCCTGCCGCGCGCCGTGCCCGAATCGCCGCGCTGGCTGGCCGAACGGGGCCGGCTGGCCGAGGCCGATGCCGCGCTGGCCGTCTTCGAAGCGCGCGCCAAGGGCCCGCTGCCGCCGCTGGACGGCGAGCGCGACTACGATGCCCTGATGCAGAAACACCCGCGCCGCAGCGTCAAGGACCTGCTCGGCCGCGCCTACCGCGGCCGCACGCTGGCGGTGTGGATGCTGTGGGCCACCTGCGGCTTCATCCAGTACGGCCTCTCGACCTGGCTGCCCACCATCTACAAGACCGTCTACCACGCGCCGCTGCAGCTCGCGCTGAACCTCGCCGCCGCCGCCTCGGTGCTGGGCGTGCTGGGCTCGCTGGCCTGCGCCATGCTGGTCGACAAGGTCGGCCGCAAGCCGGTGATCAATGTGTCCTTCCTGCTGTGCGCGCTGTCGCTCGGGCTGGCCGGCGTGTTCCACGACAGCTCGCTGTACGTGGTCGCCACCTTCTGCGCGCTGGCCATGGGCCTGCTGGCCAGCGGCTTCATCACGGCCTACGTCTACACGCCGGAGCTCTATCCCACCAGCATCCGCGCCACGGCCTGCGGCTTCGGCGGTGCCTGGCTCAAGCTCGGCGCCATCGTCGCCCCCACCTTCGTGGCGGGCACCATCGGCAGCGGCAAGATCGACCACGCCTTCCTGGCGCTGGCGCTGGTGCCGCTGCTGACCGCGGTGGTGGTGCATCGGCTCGGCATCGAGACCAAGGGCAAGGTGCTGGAGCAGCTGGAGGCGTGA
- a CDS encoding HpcH/HpaI aldolase/citrate lyase family protein, producing MPSQDTPCRPRPPILRRSWLFVPGLDAARQQAGLDSGADVLVADLEEFTAAEDRPAARARIVALMAACRQRGAVGAVRINLLERDGGDDLRGVMPGAPTAILLPHVERAEQIRALDAEIGALEQALGLPAGATEIVPTLESARGLVNAGAILSASARVSACLLAAEDLSADLGVVRGPDGIELRHIRARFLVDCIAAGCVPIDCPFSYRDTAALQADLEWARRIGMKSRCTVLPAQVASIHAAFTPSAQQVADAEDLVRRHAAAQQDGGGSGLAAAVDPPDYHTARRTLARHASLLAWQRGSAP from the coding sequence ATGCCTTCACAAGACACCCCCTGCCGCCCGCGCCCGCCGATCCTGCGGCGCAGCTGGCTGTTCGTGCCCGGACTGGACGCGGCGCGGCAGCAGGCCGGCCTCGACAGCGGCGCCGATGTCCTGGTCGCCGACCTGGAAGAGTTCACCGCGGCCGAGGACCGCCCCGCCGCGCGTGCCCGCATCGTCGCGCTGATGGCGGCGTGCCGCCAACGCGGCGCGGTCGGCGCCGTGCGCATCAACCTGCTCGAGCGCGATGGCGGCGACGACCTGCGCGGCGTCATGCCGGGCGCGCCGACGGCGATCCTGCTGCCGCACGTCGAGCGTGCCGAGCAGATCCGTGCCCTGGACGCCGAGATCGGCGCGCTGGAGCAGGCGCTCGGCCTCCCGGCCGGCGCCACCGAGATCGTGCCGACCCTGGAATCGGCACGCGGCCTCGTCAATGCCGGCGCGATCCTGTCGGCCAGCGCGCGCGTCAGCGCCTGCCTGCTGGCCGCCGAAGACCTGAGCGCCGACCTGGGCGTGGTGCGCGGACCGGATGGCATCGAACTGCGGCACATCCGCGCGCGCTTTCTCGTCGATTGCATCGCCGCCGGCTGCGTGCCGATCGACTGTCCGTTCAGCTACCGCGACACCGCCGCCCTGCAGGCCGACCTCGAATGGGCGCGGCGCATCGGCATGAAGTCGCGCTGCACGGTCCTGCCCGCGCAGGTCGCCTCCATCCACGCGGCCTTCACGCCGTCCGCGCAACAGGTCGCCGATGCCGAAGACCTGGTGCGGCGCCACGCGGCGGCGCAGCAGGACGGCGGCGGCAGCGGCCTGGCCGCGGCGGTCGACCCGCCCGACTACCACACCGCGCGCCGCACGCTGGCCCGCCATGCCAGCCTGCTGGCCTGGCAGCGGGGATCGGCGCCGTAG
- a CDS encoding RraA family protein, with translation MLADHDPAQGPDQDLLQRLDRISFPTLGHFLEDGFASHAIRTLVPGLRIVGRAVTLRLATPNAFAVNRAIATLRPGDVLVIDPCGDRAHAAIGAVTGTALQCAGARGVVSDGVVTDIAELGGMRLPVFARGTSVLTTKKQEAGGSAVNVPVQCGGVTVHPGWLVLADDNGVLFLPAEVAAAHVDQALASDQAEPAILARLRAGEPASAVLQLAP, from the coding sequence ATGCTTGCTGACCACGACCCGGCTCAAGGCCCGGACCAAGACCTGCTGCAGCGGCTGGACCGCATCAGCTTTCCCACCCTCGGCCACTTCCTCGAGGACGGCTTTGCCAGCCACGCGATCCGCACGCTGGTCCCGGGCCTGCGCATCGTCGGACGCGCCGTCACCTTGCGGCTGGCCACGCCCAATGCCTTTGCCGTCAACCGCGCCATCGCAACCTTGCGGCCCGGCGACGTGCTGGTGATCGATCCCTGCGGCGACCGCGCGCATGCGGCGATCGGCGCGGTGACCGGCACCGCGCTGCAATGCGCCGGCGCGCGCGGCGTGGTCAGCGACGGCGTCGTGACCGACATCGCGGAGCTGGGCGGGATGCGGCTGCCGGTGTTCGCGCGCGGCACCAGTGTGCTGACCACCAAGAAGCAGGAGGCCGGGGGCAGCGCCGTCAACGTGCCGGTGCAGTGCGGCGGCGTGACGGTCCACCCCGGGTGGCTGGTGCTGGCCGACGACAATGGCGTGCTGTTCCTGCCCGCCGAGGTGGCGGCCGCCCATGTCGACCAGGCGCTGGCCTCGGACCAGGCCGAGCCGGCCATCCTCGCGCGCCTGCGCGCGGGCGAGCCCGCCTCGGCGGTGCTTCAGCTTGCCCCGTAA
- a CDS encoding MFS transporter → MTPDHASPTPAERGAAPDKMRRIAVASVIGTTVEWYDLFIFATASALVFNKVFFPAFDPLIGTLLAFGTFASAYLARMVGAALFGHFGDKVGRKSMLLVSLVMMGAATFAIGLLPDYAAIGIWAPILLLTLRVIQGLALGGEWGGAVLMAVEHAPANRRGLYGSWVQIGVPAGTLIANLAFLASNAVLSNEALLSWGWRIPFLASILLVGVGMYIRLNTAETPSFSKVKESAAQVKVPLAEVMTKSWKQVLLGGIATMSTGTAFNLIVAFGLTYGTQTLGFSRNAMLAIALISCALCIVLLPLFGLLSDKVGRKPVIVGGIIAEALLAFPLFWLLDTKVFGLALLGYLLMMGAFAANYGPIATFLAELFGTKVRYSGLSISYMLSGLLGSAATPIITTALLSATGRGSSVAWYMIGSATLSAGALLMLAETLARNAANGSALAGSGAAPR, encoded by the coding sequence ATGACCCCAGACCACGCCTCCCCGACCCCAGCGGAACGCGGCGCCGCCCCCGACAAGATGCGCAGGATCGCCGTCGCCAGCGTCATCGGCACGACGGTCGAGTGGTACGACCTGTTCATCTTCGCCACCGCCTCGGCCCTGGTCTTCAACAAGGTGTTCTTTCCGGCCTTCGATCCGCTGATCGGCACCCTGCTGGCCTTCGGCACCTTCGCTTCCGCCTACCTCGCGCGCATGGTCGGGGCGGCGCTGTTCGGCCACTTCGGCGACAAGGTCGGCCGCAAGTCCATGCTGCTGGTTTCCCTGGTCATGATGGGCGCGGCGACCTTTGCCATCGGCCTGCTGCCCGACTACGCCGCGATCGGCATCTGGGCGCCGATCCTGCTGCTGACCCTGCGCGTGATCCAGGGCCTGGCCCTCGGCGGCGAGTGGGGTGGCGCCGTGCTGATGGCGGTGGAACACGCACCGGCCAACCGCCGCGGCCTGTACGGCTCCTGGGTGCAGATCGGCGTGCCGGCCGGCACCCTGATCGCCAACCTGGCCTTCCTGGCCAGCAACGCCGTGCTGTCCAACGAGGCGCTGCTGTCGTGGGGCTGGCGCATCCCCTTCCTGGCCAGCATCCTGCTGGTCGGCGTCGGCATGTACATCCGCCTCAACACGGCCGAGACCCCGTCGTTCAGCAAGGTCAAGGAAAGCGCGGCACAGGTGAAGGTGCCGCTGGCCGAGGTGATGACCAAATCGTGGAAGCAGGTGCTGCTGGGCGGCATCGCCACCATGTCGACCGGCACCGCCTTCAACCTGATCGTGGCCTTCGGCCTGACCTACGGCACGCAGACGCTGGGCTTCTCGCGCAACGCGATGCTCGCCATCGCGCTGATCTCCTGCGCGCTGTGCATCGTGCTGCTGCCGCTGTTCGGCCTGCTGTCCGACAAGGTCGGGCGCAAGCCGGTGATCGTCGGCGGCATCATCGCCGAGGCGCTGCTGGCCTTCCCGCTGTTCTGGCTGCTGGACACCAAGGTGTTCGGCCTGGCCCTGCTCGGCTACCTGCTGATGATGGGCGCCTTCGCCGCCAACTACGGCCCGATCGCGACCTTCCTGGCCGAACTGTTCGGCACCAAGGTGCGCTACTCCGGCTTGTCGATCAGCTACATGCTGTCCGGCCTGCTCGGCAGCGCCGCCACCCCCATCATCACCACCGCGCTGCTGTCCGCGACCGGCCGCGGCTCGTCGGTGGCCTGGTACATGATCGGCTCTGCGACGCTGTCGGCCGGTGCCCTGCTGATGCTCGCCGAGACCCTGGCCCGCAATGCGGCCAATGGCAGCGCGCTGGCCGGCTCGGGCGCCGCGCCGCGCTGA
- a CDS encoding FadR/GntR family transcriptional regulator, which produces MSSLQAVSAQRLYRLIADQIASKISAGEFAPGERLPAERELAEQLNVARSTLREALIALEIGGYIEVRVGSGVFVVDPRDRSMPMSTDSRPADEGADGSGAANAALLAAAREASPFELLETRMLIEPECAALAAQQGSKEQIAAIEEAHRQMNPDQSPEASDFAHDRAFHQAIAAACGNAALASMVTHVWDLCEASPLYKRLDKHFVDAPAWRAAIGEHERIVSAIVARDPIRARHAMSFHLLAIVSRLSEDITA; this is translated from the coding sequence ATGTCGTCCCTGCAAGCCGTTTCCGCCCAGCGCCTGTATCGATTGATCGCCGACCAGATCGCCAGCAAGATCTCCGCCGGCGAGTTCGCCCCGGGCGAGCGCCTGCCGGCCGAGCGGGAGCTGGCGGAGCAGCTCAACGTGGCACGCTCCACGCTGCGCGAGGCATTGATCGCCCTCGAGATCGGCGGCTACATCGAGGTACGCGTGGGCAGCGGGGTCTTCGTCGTCGACCCCAGGGACCGCTCCATGCCGATGAGCACGGACAGCCGGCCGGCCGACGAGGGTGCCGACGGCAGCGGCGCGGCCAACGCCGCCCTGCTGGCCGCCGCGCGCGAGGCCAGCCCGTTCGAGCTGCTGGAAACACGGATGCTGATCGAGCCCGAATGCGCGGCGCTGGCGGCCCAGCAGGGCTCCAAGGAACAGATCGCGGCCATCGAGGAGGCGCATCGGCAGATGAACCCGGACCAGTCGCCGGAAGCCAGCGATTTCGCCCATGACCGCGCCTTCCACCAGGCCATCGCCGCGGCCTGCGGCAATGCCGCGCTGGCGTCCATGGTGACGCACGTGTGGGATCTGTGCGAGGCCAGTCCGCTCTATAAGCGCCTAGACAAGCACTTCGTCGATGCCCCGGCCTGGCGCGCCGCCATCGGCGAACACGAACGTATCGTGTCCGCCATCGTGGCGCGGGATCCCATCCGCGCCCGCCACGCCATGTCCTTCCACCTGCTCGCCATCGTCTCGCGGCTGTCCGAGGACATCACCGCCTGA
- the gabT gene encoding 4-aminobutyrate--2-oxoglutarate transaminase: MRNADLVRRKDAATPRGVGVMCNFYAERADNAEIWDVEGKRYIDFAAGIAVLNTGHRHPRLLQAMQEQMARFTHTAYQIVPYASYVELAEKINARAPGRFAKKTAFFTTGAEAVENAIKIARAATGRPGVIAFSGGFHGRTMMGMALTGKVAPYKVGFGPFPGEIFHAPYPCELHGVSVEDSLKALQQLFKSDIDPKRVAAIIFEPVQGEGGFHVAPAAFVKALRALCNEHGILLVADEVQTGFGRTGKLFAMEHYGVAPDLTTMAKSLAGGMPLSAVCGRAELMDAPAPGGLGGTYAGNPLAVASALAVLEVLEQEKLVDRGAVLGDRLRDKLEGLRSRVPQIAQVRGVGAMIAVEFKQADGSPDPDFTRQVQARALERGLLLLSCGVDGNVIRFLFPLTIPDAVMDEALGILADALLG; encoded by the coding sequence ATGAGGAATGCAGACCTGGTTCGCCGCAAGGACGCCGCCACCCCGCGCGGCGTCGGCGTGATGTGCAATTTCTACGCCGAGCGGGCCGACAATGCCGAGATCTGGGACGTCGAGGGCAAGCGCTACATCGACTTCGCCGCCGGCATCGCCGTGCTGAACACGGGCCATCGCCACCCGCGCCTGCTGCAGGCGATGCAGGAGCAGATGGCGCGCTTCACCCACACCGCCTACCAGATCGTGCCCTACGCCAGCTACGTGGAGCTGGCCGAGAAGATCAATGCGCGCGCGCCCGGCCGCTTCGCCAAGAAGACGGCCTTCTTCACCACTGGCGCGGAGGCCGTGGAGAACGCCATCAAGATCGCCCGCGCAGCCACCGGCCGCCCCGGCGTGATCGCCTTCTCCGGCGGCTTCCACGGCCGCACCATGATGGGCATGGCGCTGACCGGCAAGGTGGCGCCCTACAAGGTAGGCTTCGGCCCCTTCCCGGGCGAGATCTTCCACGCGCCCTATCCCTGCGAACTGCACGGCGTGTCGGTCGAGGACTCGCTGAAGGCGCTGCAGCAGCTGTTCAAGTCGGATATCGATCCGAAGCGCGTGGCGGCCATCATCTTCGAGCCGGTGCAGGGCGAGGGCGGCTTCCATGTGGCGCCCGCCGCCTTCGTCAAGGCGCTGCGCGCCCTCTGCAACGAACACGGCATCCTGCTGGTCGCCGACGAGGTGCAGACCGGTTTCGGCCGCACCGGCAAGCTGTTCGCCATGGAGCACTACGGCGTGGCGCCGGACCTCACCACCATGGCCAAGAGCCTGGCCGGCGGCATGCCGCTGTCGGCCGTGTGCGGGCGCGCCGAACTCATGGATGCACCGGCGCCCGGCGGCCTGGGCGGCACCTATGCGGGCAACCCGCTGGCGGTGGCCTCGGCGCTGGCCGTGCTGGAGGTCCTGGAGCAAGAGAAGCTGGTGGACCGCGGCGCGGTGCTGGGCGACCGCCTGCGGGACAAGCTGGAAGGGCTGCGCTCGCGCGTGCCGCAGATCGCGCAGGTGCGTGGCGTCGGCGCCATGATCGCGGTCGAGTTCAAGCAGGCGGACGGCAGCCCGGATCCCGACTTCACGCGCCAGGTGCAGGCGCGCGCGCTGGAGCGGGGCCTGCTGCTGCTGTCGTGCGGCGTGGACGGCAATGTGATCCGCTTCCTGTTCCCGCTCACCATTCCCGACGCCGTGATGGACGAGGCGCTGGGCATCCTCGCCGACGCGCTGCTCGGCTGA